In Stenotrophomonas sp. ASS1, the following proteins share a genomic window:
- a CDS encoding TonB-dependent receptor, with product MPKHTLLVAALAVALAAPLSAAAETSADASGEASTLAAVRVTGSNIKRTDTEASNPVQVIGRQQLEQTGKATVADVLRSISANTGNASNETTNNGWASGSAGIGLRGLSQKNTLVLLNGRRLANYGFPAGGLSDTFVDLNALPLVAVERIEVLKDGASAVYGSDAVAGVVNIITRQNFEGAEIGGSFGGADQGGLHEQNLKFVGGLGDLDTDGYNILFSLQGYNRERLDQDERNLTKSGIYTDKPGGRWNGWSAKGARYLVNGVSVPMLDANGNCPTGTTRVASAPIDGLAGDTCGFNQAPFTTLIPSTKRYQAYANGTFRLNDNVEAFGEVLYSQIKSAAWFGSSPFFTLESGRFALNANSGLAEPVSSLLPANNPYNPYGRAIPIEYTFFDLGGTIKTNRSTAYRGVFGLRGTTASWDWEVAAFGARSSERESVSGGFANRWALADALATGSYNLLNPAATPQSVRDSINIATLRPAESKLQGIDAKISGSLGHTWAGEIGFAAGAEWRREKLDSNNPWQIDAGLQVRPAIAEVHGKRQVSAAYAEVNVPLASTLELSAAARADHYDDFGDAFSPKIGLRWQPLDFLLVRASASKGFRAPSLSENSNSTSIAYGSVVDPRDPDVPGSRQNPTFFTVGNNELKPERTKSVNFGVVLSPWANTNLSVDYYRIQLDNLVGTNNTQTLVNDNVAGAVQRDERGKLQAVYNRYQNLSELKTSGIDVELRQRIPTAALGDFTVSSAYTHVRDYRRPTVVGGPLVDYAGSNLGATLPKDKATTTLDWKYGDFNAAVTWYYTSSYRQEASTAAKAVQQRVGSYSQYDLYLAYTGIDKLTVYAKVQNLADKTPPYDASFPGIRAPYDFSQYDLRGRYFTLGFDYRF from the coding sequence ATGCCCAAGCACACCCTGCTCGTGGCGGCCCTGGCCGTCGCTCTGGCCGCGCCTTTGTCCGCCGCCGCCGAAACCTCCGCCGACGCCAGTGGCGAAGCCAGCACCCTGGCCGCCGTGCGCGTCACCGGTTCCAACATCAAGCGCACCGATACCGAGGCCTCCAACCCGGTGCAGGTGATCGGCCGCCAGCAGCTGGAACAGACCGGCAAGGCCACCGTGGCCGATGTGCTGCGCTCGATCTCGGCCAACACCGGCAACGCCAGCAACGAAACCACCAACAACGGCTGGGCCTCCGGCTCGGCCGGCATCGGCCTGCGTGGCCTGTCGCAGAAGAACACGCTGGTGCTGCTCAATGGCCGTCGCCTGGCCAACTACGGCTTCCCGGCCGGTGGCCTGTCCGACACCTTTGTCGATCTCAACGCGTTGCCGCTGGTCGCGGTCGAACGCATCGAAGTGCTCAAGGATGGCGCCTCGGCGGTCTACGGCTCCGACGCCGTGGCCGGTGTGGTCAACATCATCACCCGGCAGAACTTCGAAGGCGCCGAGATCGGCGGCAGCTTCGGCGGCGCCGACCAGGGCGGCCTGCACGAGCAGAACCTGAAGTTCGTCGGCGGCCTCGGTGATCTCGATACCGATGGCTACAACATCCTCTTCAGCCTGCAGGGCTACAACCGCGAACGCCTGGATCAGGACGAACGCAACCTGACAAAGAGCGGCATCTACACCGACAAGCCCGGCGGCCGCTGGAACGGCTGGTCGGCCAAGGGCGCGCGCTACCTGGTCAACGGCGTCTCGGTGCCGATGCTCGATGCCAACGGTAACTGCCCGACCGGCACCACCCGCGTGGCCAGCGCACCGATCGACGGCCTGGCCGGCGACACCTGCGGCTTCAACCAGGCACCGTTCACCACGCTGATCCCCTCGACCAAGCGCTACCAGGCCTACGCCAACGGTACCTTCCGCCTGAACGACAACGTCGAAGCGTTCGGCGAAGTGCTGTACAGCCAGATCAAGAGTGCTGCGTGGTTCGGCAGCAGCCCGTTCTTCACCCTGGAGAGCGGCCGCTTCGCACTGAACGCGAACAGCGGCCTGGCCGAGCCGGTGTCGTCGCTGCTGCCGGCCAACAATCCGTACAACCCGTACGGCCGCGCGATCCCGATCGAGTACACCTTCTTCGACCTGGGCGGCACGATCAAGACCAACCGTTCCACCGCCTACCGCGGCGTGTTCGGCCTGCGTGGCACCACCGCGTCGTGGGACTGGGAAGTGGCCGCGTTCGGTGCACGCAGCAGCGAGCGCGAGAGCGTGTCCGGTGGCTTCGCCAACCGCTGGGCGCTGGCCGATGCGCTGGCCACCGGCAGTTACAACCTGCTGAACCCGGCCGCCACGCCGCAGTCGGTGCGTGACTCGATCAACATCGCCACACTGCGTCCGGCCGAGTCCAAGCTGCAGGGCATCGACGCGAAGATCTCCGGCAGCCTGGGTCATACCTGGGCAGGTGAGATCGGCTTCGCTGCCGGTGCCGAGTGGCGCCGTGAGAAGCTCGATTCCAACAACCCGTGGCAGATCGATGCCGGCCTGCAGGTGCGCCCGGCGATCGCCGAAGTGCACGGCAAACGCCAGGTCAGTGCGGCCTACGCCGAAGTGAACGTGCCGCTGGCATCGACGCTGGAGCTGTCCGCTGCCGCGCGCGCCGATCACTACGATGATTTCGGCGATGCGTTCTCGCCGAAGATCGGCCTGCGCTGGCAGCCGCTCGACTTCCTGCTGGTGCGTGCCTCGGCCTCGAAGGGCTTCCGCGCTCCGTCGCTGTCGGAGAACTCCAACAGCACCAGCATCGCCTACGGCAGCGTGGTCGATCCGCGTGACCCGGACGTGCCGGGCTCGCGCCAGAACCCGACCTTCTTCACCGTCGGCAACAACGAACTGAAGCCCGAGCGCACCAAGAGCGTGAACTTCGGCGTGGTGCTGTCGCCGTGGGCCAATACCAACCTGAGCGTGGACTACTACCGCATCCAGCTGGACAACCTGGTCGGTACCAACAACACCCAGACCCTGGTCAACGACAACGTGGCCGGCGCCGTGCAGCGCGATGAGCGCGGCAAGCTGCAGGCGGTCTACAACCGCTACCAGAACCTGAGCGAGCTGAAGACCTCGGGCATCGACGTCGAGCTGCGCCAGCGCATCCCGACCGCTGCGCTGGGTGACTTCACCGTGTCCTCGGCCTACACCCACGTGCGCGACTACCGTCGCCCGACCGTGGTCGGCGGCCCACTGGTGGACTACGCCGGCAGCAACCTGGGCGCAACCCTGCCCAAGGACAAGGCCACCACCACGCTGGACTGGAAGTACGGCGACTTCAACGCAGCCGTGACCTGGTACTACACCAGCAGCTACCGCCAGGAAGCCAGTACCGCCGCCAAGGCCGTGCAGCAGCGTGTCGGCAGCTACAGCCAGTACGACCTGTACCTGGCCTACACCGGCATCGACAAGCTGACCGTGTACGCCAAGGTGCAGAACCTGGCCGACAAGACGCCGCCGTACGACGCCTCGTTCCCGGGCATCCGCGCGCCGTACGACTTCAGCCAGTACGACCTGCGTGGCCGCTACTTCACGCTGGGCTTCGATTACCGCTTCTGA